One window of Myripristis murdjan chromosome 8, fMyrMur1.1, whole genome shotgun sequence genomic DNA carries:
- the LOC115364267 gene encoding complement C1q-like protein 4 isoform X2, whose amino-acid sequence MMDKITLLETKVQKTETQVLELQSLNGGVPKVAFSASLLKSGSGNTGPFNTATALKYKNVFSNIGSSYSPETGIFTALVKGVYFFRFSMLNNLKAPPNSVVSLMKNGVRLVSVWDTVGSDAHDMGSNAVVISLKVGDQVYAELAANRMIHDDTMNYNTFSGFLLFTT is encoded by the exons ATGATGGATAAAATTACACTCCTGGAGACCAAGGTGCAAAAAACAGAGACTCAagtgctggagctgcagagtcTCAATGGGG GTGTGCCTAAGGTGgccttttctgcatctctccTGAAGTCTGGCTCAGGAAACACAGGACCTTTCAACACTGCTACTGCACTTAAGTACAAGAATGTCTTCTCCAACATTGGCAGCAGCTACAGCCCTGAAACAG GAATTTTCACCGCATTGGTGAAAGGAGTGTACTTCTTCCGATTCTCAATGCTCAACAACCTCAAGGCCCCTCCCAACTCTGTTGTGAGCCTCATGAAGAACGGTGTGAGGCTGGTGTCTGTGTGGGACACCGTAGGGTCTGACGCCCACGACATGGGCAGCAACGCTGTGGTCATTTCCTTGAAGGTGGGAGACCAAGTGTATGCAGAGCTTGCGGCAAACAGGATGATCCATGATGATACCATGAACTACAACACCTTCAGCGGTTTTCTGCTCTTCACCACGTGA
- the LOC115363180 gene encoding myosin light chain kinase, smooth muscle-like, with the protein MYDLMAKPQSHNVTLAHPWMAAFDSGDPSTTKSLSKEKMKRFLARQKWKKAGKALLALKRMAMLSKGDNPVSPTSPGEDSPLMPEAEHALQSLELKMQGPPQFSQSLEDQTVAQGSSACLSCHLTGYPDPEVVWLCGEEPVVESSGVQIEYDEDGHCTLVLASIGPRDTNTYTCRATNDHGEASCSAKLIVKQ; encoded by the exons ATGTACGATCTCATGGCAAAACCTCAGTCTCACAATGTGACCCTTGCCCACCCCTGGATGGCAGCTTTTGACTCTGGAGACCCCAGCACCACTAAGAGCCTGTCCaaagagaagatgaagaggTTCCTAGCGAGGCAGAAGTGGAAG AAAGCAGGGAAGGCCTTGCTAGCCCTTAAGAGAATGGCCATGCTGTCTAAAGGAGACAACCCTGTATCCCCTACCAGCCCTGGAGAGG ACTCCCCTCTGATGCCGGAGGCAGAGCACGCCCTTCAGTCTCTGGAGCTGAAGATGCAGGGGCCTCCGCAGTTCTCCCAGAGTTTGGAGGACCAGACAGTGGCCCAGGGATCCAGCGCCTGCCTCTCCTGTCACCTCACAG GATACCCTGATCCAGAGGTGGTGTGGCTGTGCGGGGAGGAGCCTGTGGTTGAGTCCTCCGGAGTGCAGATAGAGTATGACGAAGACGGCCATTGTACGCTCGTCTTGGCCAGCATTGGCCCAAGGGACACCAACACCTACACCTGCAGAGCCACCAATGACCATGGGGAGGCTTCCTGCTCTGCCAAACTAATTGTTAAACAGTAG
- the LOC115363179 gene encoding complement C1q-like protein 2 — MMDKITLLETKVQKTETQMLELQSLIGGVPKVAFSACLLKSGSGNTGPFTTATTLKYKNVFSNIGSSYSPETGIFTALVKGVYFFRFSMFNNVNATPSSVVSLMKNGVRLVSVWDTVGSDANDMGSNAVVVSLEVGDRVYVELAANRLIYDDNMNYNTFSGFLLFTA; from the exons ATGATGGATAAAATTACACTCCTGGAGACCAAGGTGCAAAAAACAGAGACTCAAatgctggagctgcagagtcTCATTGGGG GTGTGCCTAAGGTGGCCTTTTCTGCATGTCTCCTGAAGTCTGGCTCAGGAAACACAGGACCTTTCACCACTGCTACCACACTTAAGTACAAGAATGTCTTCTCCAACATTGGCAGCAGCTACAGCCCTGAAACAG GAATTTTCACCGCTTTGGTGAAAGGAGTGTACTTCTTCCGATTCTCAATGTTCAACAACGTTAATGCCACTCCCAGCTCTGTTGTGAGTCTCATGAAGAACGGTGTGAGGCTGGTGTCTGTGTGGGACACCGTAGGGTCTGACGCCAACGACATGGGCAGCAACGCTGTGGTCGTTTCCTTGGAGGTGGGAGACCGGGTGTACGTAGAGCTTGCGGCAAACAGGTTGATCTATGATGATAACATGAACTACAACACCTTCAGCGGTTTTCTGCTCTTCACCGCGTGA
- the LOC115364267 gene encoding complement C1q-like protein 4 isoform X1, with the protein MLALCCFLCEAEINDKVSQNVGSACCSDTCSVVSVAQTLGAVGEKVSSMMDKITLLETKVQKTETQVLELQSLNGGVPKVAFSASLLKSGSGNTGPFNTATALKYKNVFSNIGSSYSPETGIFTALVKGVYFFRFSMLNNLKAPPNSVVSLMKNGVRLVSVWDTVGSDAHDMGSNAVVISLKVGDQVYAELAANRMIHDDTMNYNTFSGFLLFTT; encoded by the exons ATGCTGGCACTCTGCTGCTTTCTATGTGAAGCAGAGATTAATGACAAAGTGAGTCAGAATGTAGGTTCAGCTTGCTGCTCTGACACCTGCTCTGTCGTCTCAGTAGCGCAGACCCTAGGAGCTGTGGGAGAGAAAGTGTCGAGCATGATGGATAAAATTACACTCCTGGAGACCAAGGTGCAAAAAACAGAGACTCAagtgctggagctgcagagtcTCAATGGGG GTGTGCCTAAGGTGgccttttctgcatctctccTGAAGTCTGGCTCAGGAAACACAGGACCTTTCAACACTGCTACTGCACTTAAGTACAAGAATGTCTTCTCCAACATTGGCAGCAGCTACAGCCCTGAAACAG GAATTTTCACCGCATTGGTGAAAGGAGTGTACTTCTTCCGATTCTCAATGCTCAACAACCTCAAGGCCCCTCCCAACTCTGTTGTGAGCCTCATGAAGAACGGTGTGAGGCTGGTGTCTGTGTGGGACACCGTAGGGTCTGACGCCCACGACATGGGCAGCAACGCTGTGGTCATTTCCTTGAAGGTGGGAGACCAAGTGTATGCAGAGCTTGCGGCAAACAGGATGATCCATGATGATACCATGAACTACAACACCTTCAGCGGTTTTCTGCTCTTCACCACGTGA